Proteins encoded by one window of Cellvibrio sp. KY-GH-1:
- a CDS encoding DUF5455 family protein translates to MHYIVIAITFLATFLADIFTRSVGVVFEILTKRILIIASCLTVLAAFVVAFYALILTLVNSISATLPPFFSAAASMVVPDNFITIVSIQITARIARWAYEWNVKVLQWRL, encoded by the coding sequence ATGCATTACATAGTTATTGCTATTACTTTTTTAGCCACGTTTCTAGCAGATATTTTTACGCGCTCTGTTGGTGTTGTTTTTGAGATTCTTACTAAGCGCATTTTAATTATTGCTTCATGCCTTACTGTTCTTGCTGCTTTTGTGGTTGCTTTTTATGCGTTGATTTTGACCTTGGTTAATTCAATATCTGCCACACTGCCGCCGTTCTTTTCTGCCGCCGCGTCCATGGTTGTACCTGATAATTTTATTACTATCGTTTCTATCCAGATCACTGCGCGCATTGCCCGTTGGGCCTATGAATGGAATGTCAAAGTTTTGCAATGGAGGCTCTAA
- a CDS encoding phage/plasmid replication protein, II/X family: MNPLWPDYANLFLVVYMQQVGMIDWLTLWLDASLLDRKSMHRVLKNADRVQRINGLTGEIQWESAVREHIRSDDHNVTVNFGSRLQIQGSPARVVSAHNVFGSLDIQECAKQMILFVAKHHSMIIPSDLKMWSCSRIDVTQNFDMGSLAQAQQAVDYLKPLKCGRQKTSTFDTSVIWGRGSTLHKGKAYLKGPQLRELVTKNNARVSDEELAKADRLLRLEYSMCRGLIRRIRESTGKNWYDFTPDFLLFHHSDYFSKFISTIEVVDMCNILERLLNNVGSDEGQIPTEGRARAAYRCYTDIRSRGLHITKQDYRKATWYDHLKHLRSIGLADADLQPSNVVPLRRRQIFLDQPVSSWDQINLA; encoded by the coding sequence ATGAATCCACTTTGGCCTGACTATGCAAATTTGTTTTTGGTGGTTTACATGCAACAAGTAGGGATGATTGATTGGTTAACACTTTGGCTTGATGCCAGCTTGCTTGATCGTAAATCAATGCATCGCGTTTTAAAGAATGCTGATCGTGTGCAACGTATTAATGGCTTAACAGGTGAGATTCAATGGGAGTCGGCAGTACGTGAGCATATCCGTTCTGATGATCACAATGTAACTGTAAATTTTGGTTCACGATTGCAAATTCAGGGAAGCCCAGCGCGCGTAGTTTCCGCGCACAATGTTTTTGGTTCTTTAGATATTCAAGAGTGTGCAAAACAAATGATTCTTTTTGTTGCAAAGCATCACTCTATGATTATTCCTTCCGATTTAAAAATGTGGTCATGTTCTCGTATCGATGTTACTCAAAATTTTGATATGGGCTCATTAGCTCAAGCACAGCAAGCCGTTGATTATTTAAAACCGTTGAAGTGCGGAAGACAAAAAACTAGCACTTTTGACACATCTGTTATTTGGGGTAGGGGATCTACCTTGCATAAAGGAAAGGCTTATTTAAAAGGCCCGCAGCTTCGCGAGTTAGTTACTAAAAACAATGCTCGTGTTAGTGATGAAGAGTTAGCAAAAGCGGATCGTTTGTTGAGATTAGAGTATTCCATGTGTAGGGGTTTGATTCGCCGGATACGCGAAAGCACCGGTAAGAATTGGTATGACTTCACGCCTGATTTTTTACTTTTTCATCATTCAGATTATTTTTCTAAATTTATATCCACTATTGAGGTGGTTGATATGTGCAATATTCTAGAGCGGTTGCTTAATAACGTTGGTTCCGATGAAGGGCAAATTCCAACTGAAGGTAGGGCGCGAGCCGCTTATCGTTGTTATACCGACATTCGTTCACGTGGTCTTCATATTACTAAACAAGATTACAGAAAGGCGACTTGGTATGACCATTTAAAGCATTTGAGATCAATTGGTTTGGCGGATGCGGATTTACAACCATCTAATGTGGTTCCGCTTCGTCGTCGCCAAATTTTTCTCGATCAACCGGTCTCTAGTTGGGACCAAATTAACTTAGCTTGA
- a CDS encoding helix-turn-helix domain-containing protein, whose product MRLSENLKRIRAERGISQDDLAERSGVSKGQISKLEIGIQKNPVLETVVALSSALGVSMEELVFGTEGPNGMKYMLNAIETLPEGKQATIKELIAAFIAQSTADRLRAAEKQK is encoded by the coding sequence ATGCGCTTAAGCGAAAATTTAAAACGCATACGTGCGGAAAGGGGAATAAGCCAAGATGACTTGGCAGAGCGCTCAGGGGTAAGCAAGGGGCAAATATCAAAACTGGAAATTGGGATACAGAAAAACCCTGTTTTAGAAACAGTGGTGGCACTATCAAGCGCCCTAGGTGTATCCATGGAAGAATTGGTTTTTGGAACAGAGGGGCCAAATGGGATGAAGTACATGCTAAATGCAATAGAAACACTGCCAGAAGGAAAGCAAGCCACCATCAAAGAACTAATAGCTGCATTCATAGCTCAATCAACAGCAGACCGGCTAAGAGCTGCCGAAAAGCAAAAATAA
- the malQ gene encoding 4-alpha-glucanotransferase: MADKSPLFKRRTAGVLLHPTSLPCSESCWGGDVKNRFGTLGKDAYYFIDLIHNAGLNVWQMLPTGPTQADMSPYQSISAHAGNAELISLDWLVEKGWVRADDVLLDGERNIVLARQKCALSFFEFLSSEGGAQTRQEFQTFCSQQKYWLDDYSLFCALRKHYKGASWVDWPAELRSRNPKAIAKVSRELKSDIDVVIFEQFAFFSQWAALKNYANQKGIYLFGDMPIFVGHDSADVWAEQHYFQLDEKGNPLTVAGVPPDYFSETGQHWGNPHYAWHVMEADGFQWWLARLRTQLQMFDLIRIDHFRGFEAYWEIPGDSHDARLGKWVKAPGEAFLKACFAAYPGLPLVAENLGVITEEVEALRNLFDLPGMLVLQFGFDGNTSNPHLPHNHTRSDVIYTGTHDNDTTLGWWDTLGEANRQQVNAYCFNSEDPMPWLLIQAALASVGRMAIIPMQDFLELDGGHRMNMPGTTDKNWVWTFSWDQVEPTLADRIRQLLASYHRLG, translated from the coding sequence ATGGCAGACAAATCACCACTTTTTAAGCGTCGCACAGCAGGTGTTTTGCTGCACCCAACATCCTTGCCTTGCTCTGAGTCTTGCTGGGGCGGAGATGTTAAAAATAGATTCGGCACTCTTGGAAAAGACGCCTATTATTTTATAGACCTGATCCACAATGCTGGCCTGAATGTTTGGCAAATGTTGCCGACTGGGCCAACGCAAGCAGATATGTCACCCTATCAATCTATTTCAGCACACGCAGGGAATGCGGAGCTTATTAGCTTGGACTGGTTGGTCGAAAAGGGGTGGGTTAGGGCAGACGACGTGCTGCTCGATGGTGAAAGAAATATTGTTCTCGCACGACAAAAGTGCGCTTTATCCTTCTTCGAATTTTTGAGCTCTGAAGGTGGCGCTCAGACCCGGCAAGAGTTTCAGACTTTTTGTTCACAACAAAAATATTGGTTAGATGATTATTCTTTGTTTTGCGCCTTGCGAAAACACTACAAAGGCGCATCATGGGTTGATTGGCCAGCGGAATTGCGTAGCCGCAACCCTAAGGCTATTGCAAAGGTTAGCCGCGAATTAAAGTCCGACATTGATGTCGTTATTTTTGAACAATTTGCATTTTTCAGTCAGTGGGCTGCACTGAAAAATTATGCAAATCAAAAGGGCATCTATTTGTTTGGCGATATGCCTATTTTTGTAGGCCATGACAGTGCAGATGTATGGGCGGAGCAACATTACTTCCAATTGGATGAGAAAGGGAATCCACTAACAGTTGCGGGTGTGCCGCCGGATTATTTTTCCGAAACTGGCCAACATTGGGGAAACCCTCACTATGCGTGGCACGTGATGGAAGCTGATGGTTTCCAGTGGTGGTTGGCAAGGTTGCGCACTCAGCTGCAAATGTTTGACCTAATTCGCATCGATCACTTCCGCGGCTTTGAAGCATATTGGGAAATTCCCGGTGACAGTCATGACGCTCGATTGGGAAAGTGGGTAAAAGCTCCGGGAGAGGCATTCTTAAAGGCGTGTTTTGCGGCCTATCCCGGTCTGCCTTTGGTGGCAGAGAATCTTGGGGTCATTACTGAAGAAGTTGAAGCACTGCGCAACTTATTTGATTTACCTGGAATGTTGGTATTGCAGTTTGGGTTTGACGGAAACACTAGTAATCCTCACTTGCCCCATAACCATACGCGCAGCGACGTCATTTACACCGGGACGCATGATAATGATACAACGTTGGGATGGTGGGACACCCTAGGGGAAGCAAACCGCCAGCAAGTAAATGCCTATTGTTTTAATTCTGAAGACCCAATGCCCTGGTTACTAATTCAGGCGGCGTTGGCATCTGTAGGGCGCATGGCAATTATTCCCATGCAAGATTTTTTGGAGCTGGATGGAGGGCACAGGATGAATATGCCCGGTACAACGGATAAAAATTGGGTGTGGACATTTTCGTGGGATCAGGTTGAACCCACACTTGCTGATCGTATTCGGCAGTTATTGGCAAGCTATCATCGTCTTGGCTAG
- the glgC gene encoding glucose-1-phosphate adenylyltransferase, with translation MSTPTSGRFVSRLTRETLAVILAGGRGSRLHQLTDWRAKPAVHFGGKFRIIDFPLSNCVNSGIRRISVLTQYKSHSLDRHVQRGWGFLGGELGEFVELLPAQQRLSESWYVGTADAVLQNIDIIRRHNPEYVLILAGDHVYKMDYGTMIAAHVERGADITVGCIEVPLDIAHAFGVMDMDKDYRIVKFTEKPPKPEPMPGKPDKALASMGIYVFSTKVLFRELLKDRDNPNSSHDFGKDIIPSMIKTHRVSAFPFRDPVSGGDAYWRDVGTVDSLWEANLELTGITPELDLYDAAWPIWTYQEQVAPAKFVFNDDGRRGYAVDSLIAGGCIISGSAVKHSLLFPRVRVHSYCEIEDSVLFPSVEVGRRCKIRKALIDRRCKIPEGTVIGYDLEADKKRFHVSPKGVVLVTPDMLGQDDING, from the coding sequence ATGAGTACACCTACATCAGGTCGTTTTGTTAGTCGTCTTACGCGAGAAACACTGGCGGTAATTTTGGCTGGTGGTCGAGGTTCCCGGTTACATCAACTTACCGATTGGCGTGCAAAACCTGCGGTACATTTTGGCGGTAAATTTCGCATCATCGATTTTCCTCTTTCAAATTGTGTTAACTCCGGCATTCGCCGCATTAGCGTGCTTACCCAATATAAATCTCACTCACTTGATCGCCATGTACAACGAGGCTGGGGCTTTCTTGGTGGTGAGCTTGGTGAATTTGTTGAGCTACTGCCGGCGCAGCAGCGCCTGAGCGAATCCTGGTACGTGGGTACTGCGGATGCCGTATTACAAAACATCGACATCATTCGTCGTCACAACCCGGAATATGTATTAATCCTTGCGGGTGACCACGTTTATAAAATGGACTACGGTACCATGATCGCAGCGCACGTTGAGCGCGGTGCAGATATCACCGTAGGTTGTATCGAAGTTCCCTTGGACATCGCACACGCTTTTGGCGTTATGGACATGGACAAGGATTATCGCATCGTTAAGTTTACTGAGAAGCCGCCAAAACCAGAGCCCATGCCAGGCAAACCCGATAAAGCACTCGCATCGATGGGAATCTATGTATTCAGTACAAAAGTATTATTCCGCGAGCTATTAAAAGATCGTGACAATCCAAATTCGTCGCACGATTTTGGTAAAGATATCATTCCGTCCATGATTAAAACCCATCGCGTAAGCGCGTTTCCTTTCCGCGACCCCGTCTCGGGCGGTGATGCCTATTGGCGCGATGTAGGAACTGTGGATTCATTGTGGGAAGCAAACCTTGAATTAACCGGCATCACACCTGAATTGGATTTGTACGACGCCGCTTGGCCTATCTGGACCTATCAGGAACAAGTTGCGCCAGCAAAGTTTGTGTTCAATGACGATGGACGTCGTGGTTACGCTGTAGATTCGTTGATTGCGGGCGGATGTATCATCTCTGGCTCTGCGGTAAAGCATTCCTTGCTGTTCCCGCGTGTTCGCGTTCACTCTTATTGTGAAATCGAAGACTCCGTTTTATTCCCCAGTGTTGAAGTAGGGCGTCGCTGCAAAATACGCAAAGCGCTCATTGATCGCCGCTGCAAAATTCCCGAGGGCACCGTCATTGGTTATGACTTGGAAGCCGATAAAAAACGTTTCCACGTCTCACCTAAAGGCGTTGTGCTGGTCACTCCCGACATGTTAGGACAGGATGATATCAATGGCTAA
- the glgB gene encoding 1,4-alpha-glucan branching protein GlgB translates to MLNQKQDKPLSHEMLRIVTATHHDPFEVLGRHPLLSAASSSADTLVRLYLPGARSASLLIDQQLHGLNRIEGTDFFEWYGLAAKLPKHYQVQWFDRHNVMHTEFDPYCFAPLLGDIDMHLFAEGQHWNIYQHLGAHLRTVDGVEGVLFATWAPNAERISVVGDFNDWDGRQHPMRVRGGSGLWEVFIPGVKPGALYKFEVRNRATGAVFLKSDPYGQAFELRPQTSSIIKAQSEYSWHDDEWLNRRAHWDWQHAPMSIYEVHLGSWRRGWAGEFMNYRELAHQLVDYVKPLGFTHVEILPISEHPLDDSWGYQTTGYYAPTSRFGTPDDFRYFVDYLHQEGIGIILDWVPAHFPKDAHALARFDGSALYEHEDPRLGEHRDWGTLIYNYGRNEVRNFLLANALFWLKEYHIDGLRVDAVASMLHLDYSREHGEWIPNIHGGNENLEAMAFLQQLNEVCHGQHPGTLVIAEESTAWPQVTRPTWVGGLGFSMKWNMGWMHDTLDYISKDPVHRQYHHNQLTFGMMYAFSENFQLPYSHDEVVHGKGSMINKMPGDDWQKFANLRLLYTYLYTYPGSKLLFMGSEFAQWSEWAHGRSLDWHLLDYDRHQGIQTLIKDLNHCYTSMPSLYQRSFRGDGFEWVDCHDSTQSIVSYIRKSDQDFSIVILNFTPVPRTAYRIGVPVAGSYREMLNSDSSFYGGSNMGNDNPLYSQPVPWMNHQQSLEINLPPLGALILKLS, encoded by the coding sequence ATGTTGAATCAAAAGCAGGACAAACCTTTATCTCACGAGATGTTACGCATAGTTACCGCTACCCATCATGATCCCTTTGAAGTCCTAGGTCGCCACCCACTTTTAAGCGCCGCGTCCTCCTCCGCAGACACACTTGTCAGACTTTATTTACCGGGCGCCCGCAGCGCGTCGCTGCTGATAGATCAACAACTCCACGGACTAAACCGTATAGAAGGCACAGATTTTTTTGAATGGTACGGATTGGCGGCCAAGCTTCCGAAGCATTATCAAGTCCAGTGGTTTGACCGTCACAACGTGATGCATACCGAATTTGATCCTTACTGTTTTGCACCATTATTGGGCGACATTGATATGCACCTTTTTGCTGAAGGGCAACATTGGAACATCTATCAGCATTTGGGAGCGCACCTACGTACGGTTGACGGTGTAGAAGGGGTATTGTTTGCAACCTGGGCACCTAATGCCGAACGCATAAGTGTCGTAGGCGACTTTAATGATTGGGACGGTCGTCAGCACCCTATGCGAGTGAGGGGTGGAAGTGGCTTATGGGAAGTATTTATCCCTGGAGTCAAACCTGGTGCGTTATATAAATTTGAGGTCCGCAATCGCGCAACTGGTGCTGTATTCCTGAAATCAGATCCCTACGGGCAAGCATTTGAATTGCGTCCGCAAACCAGCTCAATCATTAAAGCCCAATCAGAATATTCATGGCACGATGACGAATGGCTTAACCGTCGCGCGCATTGGGATTGGCAACATGCGCCTATGTCGATATATGAGGTCCACCTCGGGTCCTGGCGTCGCGGTTGGGCCGGTGAGTTTATGAATTATCGCGAGCTGGCTCACCAACTCGTGGATTATGTGAAGCCGTTAGGATTCACGCATGTTGAAATCCTGCCAATTAGTGAGCACCCCCTGGATGATTCATGGGGCTATCAAACGACTGGCTACTACGCACCGACCAGCCGATTCGGTACGCCAGATGACTTCCGCTATTTTGTGGATTACCTGCATCAAGAGGGTATCGGCATTATTCTCGATTGGGTGCCGGCCCATTTCCCCAAAGACGCCCATGCCCTCGCCCGCTTTGATGGCTCTGCACTTTATGAGCACGAAGATCCGCGTTTGGGAGAGCACCGCGATTGGGGAACACTGATATACAACTATGGTCGCAACGAAGTCCGTAACTTCTTGTTAGCCAACGCGCTCTTTTGGCTGAAGGAATATCATATTGATGGTTTGCGTGTAGATGCAGTGGCCTCCATGCTGCATTTGGATTATTCCCGCGAACATGGTGAGTGGATTCCCAATATTCACGGGGGCAATGAAAACCTTGAAGCTATGGCCTTCCTACAGCAACTCAACGAAGTTTGTCACGGGCAGCATCCTGGAACATTAGTAATAGCCGAAGAGTCAACAGCATGGCCACAAGTAACCCGCCCGACCTGGGTCGGCGGATTGGGCTTCTCCATGAAGTGGAATATGGGCTGGATGCACGACACACTGGATTACATCAGCAAGGATCCTGTGCACCGTCAGTACCACCACAATCAGCTAACCTTCGGCATGATGTACGCCTTCAGCGAAAACTTCCAACTGCCCTATTCACACGATGAAGTTGTTCATGGCAAAGGCAGCATGATCAATAAAATGCCGGGTGATGATTGGCAAAAATTCGCCAACCTGCGTTTACTCTACACCTATCTCTATACCTACCCAGGCAGCAAGCTTTTATTTATGGGCAGTGAATTCGCGCAATGGAGTGAGTGGGCGCATGGCCGTTCGCTGGATTGGCATCTGCTGGATTACGATCGCCATCAAGGCATACAAACCTTGATAAAAGATTTAAACCATTGTTACACCAGCATGCCTTCACTTTACCAACGTAGTTTCCGCGGTGATGGTTTTGAATGGGTTGACTGTCATGACAGTACCCAATCGATTGTTAGCTACATCCGTAAAAGTGACCAAGATTTTTCCATAGTCATATTGAATTTTACGCCTGTACCGCGCACGGCTTATCGAATTGGTGTTCCGGTTGCAGGCAGCTATCGCGAAATGCTCAATTCAGATTCTTCGTTCTATGGCGGTAGCAACATGGGGAATGACAACCCACTCTACAGCCAACCAGTGCCCTGGATGAACCATCAGCAATCACTGGAAATAAATTTGCCACCACTCGGTGCATTAATTTTAAAACTGTCCTGA
- a CDS encoding zonular occludens toxin domain-containing protein, translating into MSVYIVTGKLGNGKTLVTVGRIGDAIRAGCRVATNLDINLKNMFGRHAKNINLMRIPDKPNIDDLNAIGKGYEGRDYDENKFGILVLDECGTWFNSRNWQDKTRKDVNDWFLHARKLGWHVYIIIQDISMLDSQARDAIGELLVTCKRLDKIRVPFIAPLVKTLTGINLTMPRIHRAKVTYADGLVSDVWVYRGNNLFRCYDTRQSFIQNYPHATHSLLTPWHLYGRHAVEMNWSNIMRITRIYWKRFASPVSLATGLLLGAFAMLLHSQPTVLPQPVNQVNLSSQAPVLPASPAPAKNPFDGSKIYVVGDLSGQLLFQVDLPGGSYIGITEAELVSLGFDVVKLSRGVVKLTFESELIYALPKPSAPMVADRSVTVSGAVGGDN; encoded by the coding sequence GTGTCTGTTTATATTGTCACTGGCAAACTTGGTAATGGTAAAACCTTGGTCACTGTGGGTCGCATTGGTGATGCCATTAGGGCAGGGTGCCGCGTTGCTACCAATCTTGATATCAATTTAAAAAATATGTTTGGTCGACATGCAAAAAATATCAATTTGATGCGCATACCTGACAAGCCAAACATTGATGATTTAAATGCGATCGGCAAAGGATATGAGGGCAGGGACTATGATGAAAACAAATTTGGAATTTTGGTTTTGGATGAATGCGGTACTTGGTTTAATTCGCGCAATTGGCAGGATAAAACCCGTAAGGATGTGAACGACTGGTTTTTACATGCGCGCAAATTGGGCTGGCATGTTTACATTATCATTCAGGACATTTCGATGCTTGATTCACAGGCCCGCGATGCAATCGGTGAATTGCTGGTTACCTGTAAGCGACTGGATAAAATTCGTGTTCCGTTTATTGCGCCCCTTGTTAAAACGCTCACCGGAATTAATTTAACCATGCCTCGTATACATCGAGCGAAAGTTACTTATGCCGATGGTCTTGTTAGTGATGTCTGGGTTTATCGCGGTAACAATCTTTTTCGCTGCTATGACACTCGCCAAAGCTTTATCCAGAATTACCCGCACGCAACCCATAGTTTATTAACCCCATGGCACCTTTACGGCCGCCATGCTGTTGAGATGAATTGGAGCAATATCATGAGGATTACGAGAATTTACTGGAAACGTTTTGCTAGTCCGGTTTCCTTGGCAACTGGTCTTTTGCTGGGTGCGTTTGCCATGCTGTTGCATTCCCAACCGACTGTTTTGCCGCAACCCGTTAACCAGGTGAATTTGTCCTCACAGGCACCAGTTTTGCCAGCGTCACCGGCACCGGCTAAAAACCCGTTTGATGGCTCCAAAATTTATGTTGTTGGCGACTTGTCCGGACAGCTGTTATTTCAGGTCGATTTGCCCGGCGGTAGTTATATCGGTATCACTGAGGCTGAACTGGTGAGTTTGGGTTTTGACGTTGTAAAGCTTTCGCGTGGCGTGGTTAAGCTTACGTTTGAGTCTGAATTGATTTATGCGTTGCCGAAACCTAGCGCGCCCATGGTCGCCGATCGCTCTGTAACGGTTTCTGGTGCTGTTGGCGGGGATAATTGA
- a CDS encoding glycoside hydrolase family 57 protein — MANNGKTKVVFLWHMHQPDYRDIMTGEYYFPWTYLHAIKDYVDMAAHIEAQPAAKAVVNFAPILLEQLDDYAQQIAAHLANGEKIKDAVLASLVEPSLPLPGTMAFVDLAQKYLRANRDRMIDRFPVYRELASLVSNFKEQPFLSRYLNEQFLIDLGVWYHLSWLAEIPRRSDARIQRLQDKERDYTAADRRELLTIIGELVGSVGPRYKALADKGQIELCMSPYAHPIIPLLIDLNSAKEAMPGVSLPNSSCYPDGRNRAKWHLNEGIKTFESYFGKRPRGCWASEGSLSDDTLKLLHEAKFDWAATGDSVLHNSLRAQENQAVSVELQQTGQSLHRPYEFANVKINTFFRDDGLSDLIGFKYATWHSDDAVGDLLNHMVNIANAANDTKNTVISVIMDGENAWEYFPENAFHFLHNLYERLIAHPQLELSTYSEILDSQKPEPLRIPHLVAGSWVYGTFSTWIGDKDKNRGWDMLCDAKQQVDQALQKRSFSAEQLAQIEKQLALCEGSDWFWWFGDYNPAQSVSDFEYLYRRHLMNLYSLIETPAPGYLNQVISVGGGDPATGGVMRQGHAN, encoded by the coding sequence ATGGCTAACAATGGCAAAACGAAGGTCGTATTTCTTTGGCATATGCACCAGCCAGACTATCGCGACATTATGACGGGTGAATACTATTTTCCCTGGACTTATCTTCACGCCATTAAAGACTATGTCGACATGGCTGCGCATATAGAAGCGCAGCCGGCGGCAAAGGCGGTCGTTAATTTTGCTCCAATTCTGTTGGAACAACTTGATGATTATGCGCAGCAAATTGCTGCGCATCTCGCCAATGGTGAAAAAATTAAAGATGCTGTTTTGGCATCACTGGTTGAGCCGAGTTTACCATTGCCTGGAACAATGGCATTCGTTGACTTGGCGCAAAAGTATCTACGTGCTAATCGCGATCGGATGATTGATCGGTTTCCCGTTTATCGCGAACTTGCTTCGTTGGTGAGTAATTTTAAAGAGCAGCCGTTTTTAAGCCGCTATCTGAATGAACAATTCTTAATTGATCTGGGCGTGTGGTATCACCTGAGCTGGTTGGCAGAGATTCCGCGCCGCAGCGATGCCCGGATTCAACGCTTGCAAGATAAAGAGCGCGATTATACGGCCGCAGATAGACGCGAGCTGCTTACGATTATCGGCGAATTGGTAGGATCAGTTGGTCCACGCTACAAAGCCTTGGCTGATAAAGGGCAAATAGAATTATGTATGAGCCCCTATGCGCACCCAATCATTCCTTTGTTAATTGATTTGAATTCCGCGAAAGAGGCAATGCCTGGTGTTTCCTTGCCCAATTCAAGCTGTTATCCCGATGGTCGTAATCGTGCCAAATGGCATTTAAATGAAGGTATAAAAACTTTCGAAAGCTATTTTGGAAAACGCCCTCGCGGATGTTGGGCGTCGGAAGGCTCCTTAAGCGACGACACTTTAAAGTTATTGCATGAAGCCAAGTTCGATTGGGCCGCCACCGGCGATTCAGTGCTGCACAATAGTTTACGTGCGCAGGAAAATCAGGCGGTCTCTGTTGAATTGCAGCAAACCGGGCAGTCACTGCATCGCCCGTATGAATTTGCCAACGTAAAAATTAATACTTTTTTTCGCGATGATGGCTTATCAGACCTAATCGGCTTTAAGTATGCCACCTGGCACTCGGATGACGCCGTTGGCGACTTATTGAATCACATGGTGAATATTGCTAATGCCGCCAACGATACAAAAAACACGGTAATCTCCGTGATTATGGACGGTGAAAATGCTTGGGAATATTTTCCGGAAAATGCGTTTCACTTTTTGCACAATCTTTATGAACGTTTGATTGCTCATCCACAGCTTGAGCTTTCCACTTATAGCGAAATTTTAGATTCGCAAAAGCCAGAACCATTACGTATCCCTCATTTGGTTGCAGGGAGCTGGGTCTACGGCACCTTCTCAACCTGGATCGGTGACAAAGACAAAAATCGCGGTTGGGATATGTTGTGCGATGCTAAGCAGCAGGTTGATCAGGCGTTGCAGAAACGTAGCTTTTCGGCGGAGCAGCTCGCGCAAATTGAAAAACAATTGGCGTTATGTGAAGGGTCTGATTGGTTTTGGTGGTTTGGCGACTACAATCCTGCGCAAAGCGTTAGCGACTTTGAATATTTGTATCGCCGCCACTTAATGAATCTCTACTCCTTAATCGAAACACCAGCTCCAGGCTATTTGAATCAGGTAATCAGTGTCGGTGGTGGCGATCCGGCAACGGGAGGTGTCATGCGTCAGGGGCACGCCAACTAA